Proteins encoded in a region of the Tautonia rosea genome:
- a CDS encoding peptide chain release factor family protein encodes MNAASYDELHPSAEPLDRLLADCDVRFARRSGPGGQNRNKVETAAILTHRPTGLSAEANERRSQGENRVVALMRLRVLLALEVRRPVDLEVGPSALWRSRLKGGRIVVSPSHDDFPALLAEALDAVDASDTDVKVAAERLGCSASQLVKFLKLEPRAMKQVNDRRTAAGLRPLR; translated from the coding sequence ATGAACGCTGCGTCGTACGATGAGCTTCATCCCTCGGCCGAGCCGTTGGATCGGCTGTTGGCCGATTGCGACGTGCGCTTTGCGCGCCGATCGGGTCCAGGGGGTCAGAACCGCAACAAGGTGGAAACGGCGGCGATCTTGACCCATCGTCCCACCGGCCTCTCGGCCGAGGCCAACGAGCGGCGATCGCAAGGCGAAAACCGGGTGGTGGCCCTGATGCGGCTTCGCGTGCTGCTCGCCCTGGAGGTGCGCAGACCGGTCGATTTGGAGGTCGGACCAAGCGCCTTGTGGCGGTCACGACTCAAGGGAGGTCGGATCGTGGTAAGCCCGTCACACGACGACTTTCCCGCCCTGCTGGCCGAGGCGCTCGATGCCGTCGACGCGAGCGACACCGACGTGAAAGTGGCCGCCGAGCGCCTTGGCTGTTCGGCCTCGCAACTGGTGAAATTCCTGAAGCTGGAGCCGAGGGCGATGAAGCAAGTCAACGACCGTCGCACTGCGGCGGGGCTTCGACCACTCCGATGA
- a CDS encoding secondary thiamine-phosphate synthase enzyme YjbQ: protein MKSHTEYLTLNVPGRMEFLNITSRVEEAVRSSGVQEGIVLVNAMHITASVFINDDESGLHADYKEWLERLAPFDASPQRYRHNRTGEDNADAHMKRQVMGREVVVAITKGALDFGPWEQIFYGEFDGNRPKRVLIKVIGE, encoded by the coding sequence ATGAAGTCGCATACGGAATACCTAACGCTCAATGTTCCAGGTCGGATGGAGTTCCTGAACATTACGTCTCGGGTGGAGGAGGCGGTGCGATCGAGCGGAGTTCAGGAGGGGATTGTGCTGGTGAATGCGATGCACATCACGGCCTCGGTGTTCATCAATGATGATGAGTCGGGCTTGCATGCTGATTACAAGGAGTGGCTCGAAAGGCTGGCGCCGTTTGATGCGTCTCCGCAGCGTTACCGACACAATCGGACGGGAGAGGACAATGCCGATGCTCACATGAAGCGTCAGGTCATGGGTCGTGAGGTGGTGGTGGCGATCACCAAGGGAGCGCTCGATTTTGGCCCCTGGGAGCAAATCTTCTACGGCGAGTTCGACGGGAACCGGCCCAAGCGGGTCTTGATCAAGGTGATTGGCGAATGA